GATCCACATGATAATTCGTCAAGCGGATCGAATCCGCATATAACGCATCAAGATTGGGCGTCTTCAGCAACGGGTTTCCATGCGCCGACAGGTCACCGTATCCTTGATCATCGGTAATGATCACGATCACGTTGGGTCTGTCCGATGGCGGCGCGGCTACCAGAACATTGCACGCACAAGTCAGCAGCCACAGCGTGGCAAGTCGTGAAGGAATCGGTTGCATCACGTTGTTCTCCAGGTTAGGTAGTACCCTCAATATATTAGCGGATGTTTCTGACTGATACAGATGTTTCTGACTGATATAATTACGCAGCAAAAACACCGGCCGCAAGGCTGCCACCCCCTTGTTCAAATCGAGGAAAACCATGTCTCGAACCAGTCGCCACCGAGGATTTCCATGCCTGATCACCGCAGCATTTGTGATCTTTCCGCTCAGCAACCTATTTGCGACCGACCCTGTCTTTGAGCGACAAGTGGTCGACAACGACGTGAAAATTGGCTACGGAATCACAATCGGCCATGTGGATGGTGACCAGAAACCTGATCTGCTCATCGCCGACAAGACAGAAATTGCTTGGTATAAAAACCCCGGGAAACGCGGCATCGCTTGGCCACGTTACGTGATGGCCCGCAATCTTACACCGAAGGATAATGTGTGCATTGCTGCCCGTGATCTGGACAATGACGGCCTCGTCGAAGTCGCCGTCGGGGCGAACTGGAATCCTGGGGAAACAGGGGACCCCGAGCAGAGTGGTGCGATCTTCTACCTCAAACGCCCTAATGATCCTACTCAATCGTGGACTCCCGTCACCATCGCACCGCACGACCCAACCGTGCACCGCATGCATTGGATCCAACAAGCTGAAGACGTTTATGCGCTTGCCGTTTTACCATTACACGGTCGGAATAATCGCGCTGGAAAAGGTGATCCAGTTCGCCTGCTGGCGTATCGGATCGACCTGGATACACCAGAAAAACGTGAAGTAGTAACGATCGATGAGAGCATGCATATGACCCACAATTTCGATGTCCTTCCGAATTCGTCGGACGCCGAAGGCCTCTTTGTCGCTGGCAGCGAAGGCCTCAAGTAT
This DNA window, taken from Pirellulaceae bacterium, encodes the following:
- a CDS encoding VCBS repeat-containing protein is translated as MSRTSRHRGFPCLITAAFVIFPLSNLFATDPVFERQVVDNDVKIGYGITIGHVDGDQKPDLLIADKTEIAWYKNPGKRGIAWPRYVMARNLTPKDNVCIAARDLDNDGLVEVAVGANWNPGETGDPEQSGAIFYLKRPNDPTQSWTPVTIAPHDPTVHRMHWIQQAEDVYALAVLPLHGRNNRAGKGDPVRLLAYRIDLDTPEKREVVTIDESMHMTHNFDVLPNSSDAEGLFVAGSEGLKYISPNGATLFAPQPLSRGAGEVRRLDVKPDKHEAISIEPMHGSEVVFYQQLEGLEFKRVVIDSGLNQGHALAAGDLLNLGQDQVVAGWRSPDAQNRVGIRLYVPNEDGSQWTKHTVDDNQMACEDLRLADLDDDGQAEIIAAGRATNNLVIYWNDSQKK